The segment CTCACCGCCCTCGACGCCCTCGCCCCCCAGAACCGGGGCTGGACACACGCCGAGGGGAATGCCCCGGCGCACATCAAGGCGACCCTGGTCGGGAACTCCCTGCAGGTTGCGATCGAGGGCGGAAGGCTCCGCCTCGGGACCTGGCAGGGGATATTCCTGTGCGAGTTCGACGGCCCGCGCCATCGAAAGATCTGGCTCAAGATCACGTAGGGAAGCTCGCGCCCGGGGAGAGTGTACAGGACATGTGAGCCTCCGGCGCAAGCGGACGTGCTCGTCTAGAAGTGAGAGGAATCTCACTCTCCTTGAACGAAGAATCATCCTTCACAACGCTGCGGGATATCATGTATAATAGCTGAGCAATCAGGAGGGAATAGCCTACAAAGTGAGATTGAAGGTGCAAGATTCGTGCGCAGGGTTTGGTGCAGCCCCGGGGAGGAACGCCCACGGGGCGTTTTGTTTTGAACGGGGGACATGATGGGCCGGAGGAAGTCCGTGAAGAGCGCAAACGGCGCGACGCTCG is part of the Candidatus Bipolaricaulota bacterium genome and harbors:
- a CDS encoding YjbQ family protein; its protein translation is MMLELPVPTHRKTEFVEITGLVQRAVSESGVSDGLCFIYCPHTTAGLTINENADPSVAHDILTALDALAPQNRGWTHAEGNAPAHIKATLVGNSLQVAIEGGRLRLGTWQGIFLCEFDGPRHRKIWLKIT